Below is a genomic region from Medicago truncatula cultivar Jemalong A17 chromosome 3, MtrunA17r5.0-ANR, whole genome shotgun sequence.
ACAAGCTTATGGAGCTAAACAATGGAAGATACTTGGCTTAACTCTTCAAAGAACCGTTCTTTTACTTCTTTCCACTTCCATTCCCATTGCATATTTATGGCTTAACATGAAAAAGATTCTCATGTCTTGTGGTCAAGATGAAGAAATTTCATCAACAGCACAAACTTTCATTCTCTTTTCACTACCAGATCTTTTCTTTCTCTCGTTTCTTCATCCTCTTCGTATTTACCTAAGAACACAAAATATAACATTGCCATTAACGTATTGTTCAGCCATATCTGTTACTCTTCATGTTCCTTTGAATTTTCTTCTTGTGATCCATTTCAAAATGGGTGTTGCAGGGGTGGCAATAGCAATGATTTGGTTCAATCTCAACCTTTTGATTTTCCTTTCatcttttgtatttttctcaCGTGTTTATAAAGATTCATGGGTTTTTCCTAGTATTGATTGTCTCAAAGGTTGGTCTTCGTTACTTGCGCTTTCGATTCCGTCGTGTGTTTCTGTTTGTTTAGAATGGTGGTGGTATGAACTCATGATAATTTTGTGTGGACTTTTGGTCAACCCAAAGTCAACCATTTCTTCAATGGGTATTCTTATTCAAACAACTTCTTTGGTTTATGTTTTTCCATCTTCTCTTAGTTTTGGTGTTTCAACTAGAGTTGGGAATTTGTTAGGTGCTAATTCTCCTTCAAAAGCACGTTTTTCTATGATAGTCTCAATGTTTTGTGGTTTTGGTTTGGGAATTTTGGCTATGGTTTTTACTACTTTGATGAGAAATCAATGGGGGAGATTGTTTACTAGTGATGACGAGATTATTAATCTAACGGCTATGGCTTTGCCAATTGTTGGGCTTTGTGAGATTGGGAATTGCCCACAAACAACGGGTTGTGGTGTTTTAAGAGGTAGTGCTAGACCTACGGTAGGTGCAAATATCAATTTGGGGTCTTTTTATTTGGTAGGTATGCCTGTGGCTATTGTTCTTGGGTTTGTTGTGAAGATGGGTTTTgttgggctttggtttgggttACTTGCAGCCCAAGGCTCTTGTGCTATTCTCATGTTGTATGTGCTTTGTACAACGGATTGGAATGATCAAATTGAAAGAGCAAAGAATCTCACAAAAGCTACTACTACCATTGGTTTTTCTGATTCTACTACATTCATCACAAAAACAGTACTGCGTCatgataacaacaacaataaatgtGGTTGTCTTGAAGAGATCATAGTAATCACACATGATGATGCTACCAAGACATGTACACACTCACTTGAATCAGACCCACTGCTACCAAACATGTAGACactgaaattaattaattaaccaaGTTTATTTTCGTCCATTTCTTGGGGAGAATCGAAATTATCAGAATCTCCATTTATTGGATTAATGTAATGTAGAAATAGAAACTACTTAATTTGCTCTCATTTTTCTCTAGATGctcttattaattaatatattaaggataacaaattttagttttaattgaattattgttattttgtgtGGACACACCCGTGTCCATGAAGTTTCATCATATCATCATAATAGTAAAAGTTTACGTTACAAATGTACTTCAAGTCCCCTTAAAAAAGTTGTAAAATGACcagtaatatattaataattttccTTGCCATCGACTTCGTTTAAAAATTTTATTGCTATTTTTCATACCAATTCATCGACCAGACCTAAATGTTTGGCTGCTGTACAatagtataaatataaataaaattaattacatgcaccgtacatatttatttataatggagatggagagagagagagaagaagaagaagaagatgcgCTGTTTTAATAAGTTCTCCATAGATAGGACCATATTCAGAGAAGCATTGGATTGAGTTGTCGgttgtttttgaaggaaaacaAAATGAGTTTGTTTTCTGCCTAACTTTTGTGTTGTTTGTTCCCTTCCATAAATGGTAAATTCTTGACTGTCCATAAATGGAAAACCAACCTCTTAACACACTTGCAACCACACGCCTAATAACCtttgtatataaataattaaataaacacacACTTTCTTTCATTTGCACAAACATCACATTCACATTCCTATTCCTATTCctattcttctctctctttttacATTAATTAATCTCTTTATTTAGAACTACTGCTACCTAATCAAGGGAAAATTTCATATCCTAAACACTCCCAATCATAGTATGATAATGAAAGTTTCACACATGATTGCTCTTGATTGACTTGATTATATATGAATAAATTTCAAAGGATCTAAGTCTAATAAGTAATCACGCATTCTAATAATCATTGTCCTACAATTCCGTAATATTGACCTACCCTATATATGGGATGGGCCTCTATGTATGTAACTTATTTGTTCTCTTCTAAACCGCTCCTTTTgcaaatgaaattaatttgtCATTTCgttgtaaaatgttttatataaTTCTCCCTAGATTAAAGATAAGGTCTGAATATAATACAAAAACTGTTATAGTATCAGAGTTTGTCGATCGAGCCACCCAATATATATTCACGCACCAAGTCTAAATCTAATAGTGCTGGGTGTGAGAAAGTGTATTAGAAAAAATCAAGTCGCACACAAAACAGACCCAAGTTTATAAAAAGTGACATTTATCACCTTATTAACCAGTTTTGTAAAGATGAGTTAAATCCAATACAAAAGCCTAATATATTATGTAACTTTTGAAATACTtatagttaaaataaaatagaaaggttatgttaaccggtgccttTAGGGCACTCgttaaggaaactaaaaatAGTTAGTTTGTATTGAATTCagcaatttttttacttttaaaaaatcaaatatatcacttttcaccatttctgAATACAATATTTCTAAATTTGTCCTTTTAACCAATGCCTTAAGGTATtctttagcatttcccatataatttctccccaaatttttttatttatttttgataaaattatccCCAACGTTTATTAGGACCACTATCTATATGTTTGCATGATCGACACACGTCCATatgtgaaaaaatatatttaattttgaggAATTTAAGCTAGGTAGTTTGAAATGAGAAGGAGAAGGTAGTGAGTGATAATGAAAGTGGTGGTAGAAAACAGAAAGATGCACGTTTGCTAATGCTCTTTTTATTGTACATTGTTAATGCTCTTTTATGTACGACAAGAAAATGTGATGAAGACAAACAGAGAGGGACAAAGAGACACgcaaatagagagagagaggtatcTGGTCAGTAAAAGTGAATGATAACAATAATTGGTATCATGCATGTAGAGAATTGTATTGTATGTAAGTATGTAGTGTAGAATGCTTTGGTTGGAATTGGAGGGGCCATGTTAGGAACTGCACAAACAAAATCCAGCTATTATTGCATCTGTCTACTTCTCACATTACAAATAATTTGGAACAGTGTTTCTGCAATCTACAATGCCACTTCCCCACCACCTCAGGCTACCCTCCAATTCTTTTTTatctattattatcattatgAATAGGGTTTTCGATTTTTTTGCAGTACTCACACAATCACTTCCAACTTatcatcaatatcaatattcaaTCAAGCTGATTAAACGGTTCAAAATTTAGTATagattttcattatttttcttaaatataaaatatcaatCAAGTTAGAAATTTGGACCCTTCAATCTATATCACTCACCAATAATGCCTTTTATGGTGAAGTTAATACATATTACGTCAAATTATATGGTTATTGCATATTTGTCCATAATGTGTGTTATTATATTGTTACTTATTGCAATTGTGTCTCcgattaaataaaaattaaacatagattCTCATTTATGCACTAAGATTGAAATTCTcttaatattttgtatgagTACTGAATTGTAATAAGGTAAAGTTTAATTTTAGAGTGACCCACCAGTACAGTAGCTGACATGACATCGGCAATCATACTattaactaaactaaataactttttgaaaaaatcaattttctgacTGCATCGCACGAGGTTATGCTTGCACAAGAATGATGCGAACCTCAAGACATCTCAAGAAAACGGATTTGaataaatttgagaaaatatagattttaatatttcttcgtttgtaatttatttataacaagTGAAACACTTGTAACTGTGCGAGATCTTTTACAGTTTATATATCTTGcgcttctttttcttttcagtgGTTGTAAGCTTTCATAATGGGCTAGATGCTTATTTTGCTTGTCTTTTAGGCCTCATGGTTGAAGCCTATATAAGCCATTGATGTGGTTCATTTAAGTGAATGCAtgaatttaattatgaaaaatgctaacaaatgctTTAAGGTATTGTTTAAGATACAAAAAGaagtaatttttatataaaaagttatAATGACTATCACAAGTGTTCGATTTGTAtttctaaaacaattttttttttttttttatgtattccTTAAACAATGCTTTTAAGATATTTGTTAGCGTAACCCTTTAATTAAGACATTTGTTATCAATAATCCTTTAGGTCATGTTTACTTGCCTACAAGATTAGAATATTGAAGTGAACAATTGCTATCATAATTACTAAAACATCATCTTTAACTTGCATTTCATattgtccccgtgagctttgctcagttggtagggacaaatgcattttatatgcaggggccggggttcgaaccccggacaccccacttctccacatttaaaatgtgtgagctccagccactaggctacctgaccaaaaaaaaaaaaacttgcattTCATATTTTCTCTATTACAATTGTTCATTTTAAGATTCTCACATCTTCTTCTTAGCAAGTTAAAATGATcacataatatttaaaaaaatgaaaaatataaaatgtttttacaaaATAACGGGTCTTATTCTTGTGACAGGTATATTCAAAGTGTATTCTTCATATTATTCGTCTCATTTCATCTTATATGTTTTCTTCtatttgttgtttatttttcttacgCTTTTCTTATAATTATTTCCTTCACTTTCTCTTTATATTTAAGAAACTTTCATTGAAGTCAAGATCCGTGTTGTGTGAATCAATCCGCATCACACATCCTTATGAATACACAtttcaaaattaacattttcagatttcctttttcctttctATATTTTCCTACAACActctagtacaaaaatataattgaaacaTGGCTCATCTCATaatttaatagcagttttgagTGGAACACCTTAGTCCAAGTTTGTcgtcttcttctttttttctaatTTCATCGATCCCTACATAGTGCTTCTCTAAGTATatctcaccttttttttttttttaaggaaagtatATCTCACCTTATCATCTTTTTTTCAAGTTGTAGATATAAATAATATCTCAATCTCTATCTAATAAATGATCTATGTAATCCATATTAATGGTCACATACATTTAGTGATGGGAATAAGTCAGGCCGACTTATATGGCCTACGACCTAGCTTACGATAGGTTAGGCCAGATcatacttttttcttaaataaagaaGGTCTAGGCTTTTTTTAAGCCTATTTAGCTTAAAAGGTCAAGCCACATGTCTCTCAAAAAGTCTCTTAAGTCTATTAGGCCGGTCTATTTAAGaaatatgaataataatattatttattattatattatattttttactttgaattaaaatataaattaaattttttcaataatttaagctttattagtatacattaattttttgcatgtataaatgtattattataaactagaataaaaatatgatacaatatatagtcaaattttctaaaacctcgtgttgattatcaaaagagagtttaatctAATTGAACAATTAGTTTGCTAGTCCATTTAAACTTAGATCACATTGCTTACTTAAAGATATTCATAAGACCATATCAGGCTTTTAAACAGGCTAGCAGGCCATATCAGGCTTTCATAAGACCAGACTCAGGCCTAAAAAGTAGGCCTATGACAGACCGCAAGTCAGACTTaggctttaaaaaaatatggcagGCCAAGCTTAGGCCTTGCAAAGTCTAACTCGGCCTAACCTATTCTCATCCCTACATACATCACTCTTTCAATAAACTTAGAAAGAcgttttttgcttataagatTTCACAGTGGATATCCAacatttttagttttgaatGTGTTATGTGTGGACATGCAACTCCTACAAAGGGTCTTTATAACTCTTACTACAACCCCTGGCATTGTTTTTTTGGGGTACAAAACCCTTGCCGtttttatgctatatatgattaattttgtttttttatgtatgtacatatgaatttatatataaatggatgttgaaaattaaaataaagaaaacaacttaaatataatctttatatagataaaaaaaagaataaaaacggAAGAAGACATATCaaaagtttataattttatggcgattaaaatttaaaagtttgcATATGCGATAGTTGAAGCTAGAAATtgaattaaacttttttttaggtaatTCATATCTTTGGTCTCtgaaatttatatgttttttcttttcttttcgaTCCATGTAATTATGTTTAGTATTGTCTCTGAGACAGGAGAGTCTTGCATGAAAGATGTCGCATAAATGACATAATAGCTCAATATCACGTGGCACCAAAATATGAGGTAGTGAGCCACACCATCTACTTTGATGCGAAGATGACACTAGTGACTAAAAGTGATAATCATAAATTTACGGGGacataaactaataaaaaagatCTCAGTTGtcaaaagaataagaaaaattcaatagaGAAGACTACATATATCTTGCGTGTTAATTAATTACGTTACTTTTAATTTAGATTGTGCAGTTGTTCACCAATTGCATATACACTAATATAAAGTGTAActttagtttataaaaaaaaaaaagtgtaacttTATAAAGGCTTTAGAGCCTCACCAAAGAAAAAACTAGTATAAAGTAGAATATCATTAAGGATGAAAGCAGTCAAAAACAAAGTTTAAGGATTAAAGAATCACACTTAACAAGCTTTTTGAgaatattttaattcatattcCAAAAAGACTTCATAGGAGAATTGCCTTAATATGGCAATTTTCCTTATAATGTCTTATCACGCACCAACCCGTTTTTAGTGAGAGGGGGCTATAGAAGTGAATGAGTGGTCGAAACCCTTTTGAGAATGAATGGAGGTAAGAGCCTAGCTTTAAGAAGTGCGACCCTTAATTCTGCTGGGGAACAAACAATCCGTTGGGTGCCAAATTCTGTATTTGGTTTGTATTCCATTTATGTTTGTTTGGCATCTTTGTGCTAacttttcttttgtaaaaaaatgctACATATGGCCACATGGGTGATAAAAAAGTGAACACACTTAATGTATTAAAAACCGAAAAATGTGAACTTATCCTGTCAAAAAAACATGTGAATTTAAATTTGgtggaaaaaaaatgtgaatttaaataagaatatgatagtatttttttttctagcaATATAGTATTTAATGGATGTGGAAATCAAATCTTACATTATCTTTATCACTCAACTCCTTAACTCTCCCGCCTCGGCCACCACACCAACCTTATTTTTCCTTATTGCTCATGTAGGTATCATATTATATTACGTATGTCTTTTTATATTAGTGATTTCTTTCTTATTTGAAAGAAGATTCAATTCCGTCCCTCATAATTTTCTCTCggacccattttttttttttgtggtggccggggtttgaaccctggatcttgcatatattatgcattgtccataccaactgagttaagctcacggggacactCATATTTTGTTCTGACACAAAATAATACTCAAACCAATcattgatattaatttttatactGCGAACAAATTAGTCATTCAGTTATAGTGAATCACGAAGGCCCCTACTATCTCTTGGGTGAAGACTAACACGGACGGGTCGGTTAGAAATTTGATGTCCGCTTGCGGTGGTATTTTTCGTGATTATTGCGGAACTTTTCTTGGTGGGTTCGCAACCAATGTTGGTAGAGTTTCTGTTTTCGAGGTTGAAGTTTTGGGTCTCATTTTGGCTATGGAGTATGCGGCTTCAAACAATTGGTCCCGCTTGTGGCTTGAAAGCGATTCCTCTAGTGCGGCCCAGGCATTTCATAAACCATCTCTTATTCATGTTGGTCTTCGGAACCGTTGGCACAATTGTACTCACAATGGTATGTTTATTATATGTTCTCATATCTTCCGGGAAGGAAATGTCTGTGTTGATGGTCTAACAGCCATGGGGCATGATTTGCAAGACATGATGTGGTTCTCTCTTTTGCCTCCATCTTTAGGGGCGGATTTTGCTACCAAACTATAGATTCCCCTAGCTATTTCAGTTTCTAGTTTtctgtatatatttattttctttcgagagtattggcttagtcccccctctttgtaatttttttcccactttttaataaaattaatgtattgaAAGGTGGCAGAGGATGGGTGTGTCTGTttggtgccaacctagttgggatgcttCAGATTCTCCAAGATGCCCAACCTTTCTCTtagccttataaaaaaaaaaaaaaatcaaaaactaatttttccTTTGAATAAAACTGCAGGGACTAATTAatgtgtgtattattttttgttagagactaaaataaactaggaaaaaaaatgtgagagaccaaattaaatttttactcTACTTATTAAAATACATATACCGATTTTGTGTGATATATCGCTTGAATCTTTTATAACTTTGCAACTTAAGaaattactttaatttttttttttttgtgagtagttctaatataaaaaaattattttataacaaaattgaCTTTTGATGTTAATGAAAGTTGATTCGTTTGATAAGGAGTTGACCGATATCCTGCAAGAATGTGGATTCAATAATTCCCTCTATGGACAAGATAATCTTTTTGGTGGTTGATTTGTATGTAATTCTATAAGCACTATTTGAACTTAGAGAGATAATATTTTTGGTGGTTGATCTGTAAGTAATTTTAGAAGCACTCTTTGAACTTTGAGGTCAGACCTTATAAACCCCTAGATCCCAATTCACATAAACTTctttaaaccaattttttttttaaaacctttgaTAGTGCTTTTATATAGAAGTATTATTAAATGTACAACATTTGTTTACAAAAACCCTAAATCGTAAACTCTAAACCCTAATCTTATTTGAGACAAGTTGTGAGATGTGAGTCACTTCCACTAGACTCAACATCCGTTGTTGTGCATTAATCTTAAGtatatcatgaaaaaaaaatcattataataTGTAGGCCATATGATTTTTATCGCAAATGTTTGTTACCattacaaagataaaaaaaatcttagtgtTAGTAATTTtttggctaaattgcatttttaatcccttaactatttaattagtatcgctttggtcccttaattaaaatttaatttattttggtatcttaactttctcttcttacacattttggtcttttatgtTAGTTTTCACTACAAGAAATGTTGCATTTTGCCAGGGGGCAGAAGCCCTGACAAAATGCAGAAAGCCTTGGCTACTGGACGTTTGCCAGAATTTTGTCAGGAGCAGAATCACCACCAAATCTGCTCATCGCAAATGAATCTGCCAGGGCTTTAGCTCCTGGAAAATGCGCTCCTGGCACAGGCCCTGGCTCAACCCCTGGCAAATTGTGTCAGCTTGCATGCAACTTTTCTGACGTTTTGCAGATTGTGTTAGCATCACATCAGTCATTTTCAAAACATGCCAGGGGTTAACCCCTGGCAAAATGTGtacgaattttttttaaaaaaaaaaaacgttttttcattgtttaaaaaatcaaaatattaaaatttaatattaaaatatcaaaggTGTTGGTTTCATGGCTAATAGATGTCGGAGTGTGTAGATTGGTCAACGCGAAGGTGGGTGGTTGTGGTGGTGTTTTTCGTGAAAAGAGAGATCGAGGAAAAAATTTCTCAAGTGAGAGAAAATAGAGGAAAAGACATTGTATGCTAGGGATTACAGGCTTTGCTGACTGAATTCAAGGCTTTGCAGTTTGCCAAGGGCATCTAGTCGCACAACCCCTGGCAAATGTCTGAACCGTACTGCATTTTCTGACCAAAGAGGAATCAAAATATTTCCGTTTGAATTTCAATTCCCTCCATGCATTTTGCCACGACTTCTGTGAGGGGTTGCCCCTGGCAAATTTGTCAGGAGTTTTCCCTACCAGGAGTTCTTGCTCCTAACATTATTCCCTGGcaatagagctgtcaaaacgggcggcccgatCCGTTTAGGGCCGGCCCTAATGGGCTTCGGGCTTTATCtggccgggccaaaaagcccggttgaaaaacgggcttgaaatatactacctgAGCCCGGTCttacacgggccgcgggcttaACGGGCCGGCctgtattaaaatttatatatatatttttttcaaaaagtactataaaatactcctataaattttttttttataaataatatttttaatatgtttaaataatgcatagaacaaaaataaattgtaaacattttcgtacaaacgtcgtaaactaaaacggtgaggaaatcaattttaaataaattagatacattatggttatagatatttatatattcgatctttaaaattataaataacgaaacgagtaaatataattttatattacatgtatatttgtgttaattcattgaattttcacttttatttattactttgataatcaactaagtaaataattatttgaaaaatatatataatttataggattttttttgttatgcgggctaccctcggcccgttcgggctagccctaacgggtagcGGACTTtttagggccgggctaaaaagccctattaaaattcgggctcaatatttaaggcccaagccctatatttaaTCGGGCTAAACGGCCCATACAGCCcgacccgttttgacagctctgcCTGGCAATATGCAACATTTCTTGTAGtgtttaattcaaaaacgttaggttttcttcatcttcttctcttcttcttcatcttcatatcatctccatcaaccttcaacaacaaaaatccaaGAAATATTCcataagaaaatgaagaaaacctaacgtttttgaattaaaactgaCGGAAAGGGTCAAAATATGTAAGAAGAGAAAGCtaagataccaaaataaatcaaattttaattaaagga
It encodes:
- the LOC11435474 gene encoding protein DETOXIFICATION 48 — its product is MCKPKPSPFLCPTQTNLITSDPKLLINDPPHDEVQDQNELQRWPTPNEVIEELKAIGKISGPTAITGLLLYSRAMISMLFLGYLGETELAGGSLSIGFANITGYSVLSGLAMGMEPICGQAYGAKQWKILGLTLQRTVLLLLSTSIPIAYLWLNMKKILMSCGQDEEISSTAQTFILFSLPDLFFLSFLHPLRIYLRTQNITLPLTYCSAISVTLHVPLNFLLVIHFKMGVAGVAIAMIWFNLNLLIFLSSFVFFSRVYKDSWVFPSIDCLKGWSSLLALSIPSCVSVCLEWWWYELMIILCGLLVNPKSTISSMGILIQTTSLVYVFPSSLSFGVSTRVGNLLGANSPSKARFSMIVSMFCGFGLGILAMVFTTLMRNQWGRLFTSDDEIINLTAMALPIVGLCEIGNCPQTTGCGVLRGSARPTVGANINLGSFYLVGMPVAIVLGFVVKMGFVGLWFGLLAAQGSCAILMLYVLCTTDWNDQIERAKNLTKATTTIGFSDSTTFITKTVLRHDNNNNKCGCLEEIIVITHDDATKTCTHSLESDPLLPNM